One Sphingomonas kaistensis genomic window, TGCTGTCGGCCGACGAATTGGCCGAGCTGTTCATCGTGTCCGAAGTCCTGCTCGACACCGGCACGGTGGTCGAAGGACCCGCGGTGATCGCCCATCGCACCGAGCTCCACAAATGCGGCCGCTGCTGGCGCCACCTGCCCGAGGTCGTTGACGACGGCGACCTGTGCGCGCGCTGCGAAGAGGTGGTGGCGTGAAGGGCCGCGCCGGGTTCGCGCTTGCGGGGGGCATGTTCGTCCTCGACCAGCTGACCAAATGGCTGGTCGCGGGGCCGATCGGGCTGACCGAGCTTGGACAGAATATTCACGTCCTGCCGTTCTTCGACTTCACCCGCGTCCACAATTACGGCATCTCGCTGGGCCTGCTGACAGCCAGCAACGAGTCCAGCCGCTGGCTGCTGGTCGCGATGACCGCGGTCATCGCCGGGGTGGTCGCCTGGTGGCTGACCCGCGAGGAACAGCGCGGCGATCAGCTCGCGCTCGGCCTCGTGCTCGGCGGCGCGCTCGGCAATATCGTCGACCGCGCACGGCTTGGATACGTTTTCGACTTCCTCGACCTTCACATCGGCGAGTTTCGTCCGTTCCTGGTCTTCAATGTCGCCGACGCATGCATTAGCATCGGCGTCGTGATCCTGATATTGCGCGCCTTTCTGGTCCGCGAGCCAAAGCCTTCGAAAGAGCCTGACAATGCGTAAGCAGCTTTCCCTTCTTTCCCTCCTCGGCGCCGGGTTGGCCCTGTCCGGCTGCGCCGCGCTCGGGATCGGCGGCAGTCCCGGGTCCAACCTCGACGAGTTCCGGGTCGCCCGCAATGCGCCGCTGGTGATCCCGCCCGACTACAGCCTGACCCCGCCGCGCGCCGGCACCGCCAGCCTGTCGCCGGAAGGCGCGCAGGGCCAAGCAATCCAGGCGCTGTTCGGCGGCCCCGCGCCGCGTCCGGCGAGCGAGACCGGCCTGCTCGAGAAAGCCGGTGCCGACCGCGCCGCGCTCGGTGCCCGCTCGGTCGCCGGAAGCCCGGACACCGCGGTGGTCGACAAGGGCGCGCTGACCCAGACCATCCTGTCCGCACCGGCGGGCGATGGCCAGGAAGCTTCGGTTCAGGCACCGTAACGAGAACATAAGGACGGGGGAAGAATGGCCGACGATACGATTTCCGCCCGACTGGTCGAGGTCGAGGCCCTGCTCGAAAAATCGCGTAAGCGGTTCGAGGAAGGGACTAAGTTTGCCGACGAGGCGCATGCGCTGGTGGCCGAGCTTCAGCAGCAGCTGATCGGCGCGCCTGTCAGCCTCGGCGCGCGCGACGACGCCGACGATGTCGCCTCCAAGCTGCTCGCCAGCCTGAAGGCGCAAGGATCCGAGCTTCCGCCGACCCTGTGCGGCGGGCGAATGAGCGTCGACCAGGTGCAGCGCCTGATCCGCATCGACGGCCATCCGATCGCGATTACCGAGATGGAATATCGCGTGCTCGAACTGCTCGCCTTTGCGCGCAACAACGTGGTCACGCGGACCATGCTGCTCAAGCATCTCTATCGCCGTGCCGACGACCAGCCGCAGCCCAAGATCATCGACGTGTTCATCTCCAAGCTGCGCAAGAAGCTCCGGATGGCAAGCAACGGGGCCGAGTTCATCGAGACCATCCCCCAGCGCGGCTGGATCCTGCGCGATCTCGACAACGCGGCCGACTGACCGCTGAGCCTCGCTGCCGGGCGGCGGCGGGGCAGGCGCATTTACGTCTTCTCAACCACGCGGCTTTACTTCGAGTCGCATGATCCATTTCCAGCCCGAGCAACCCGCCACCGGCGCCCCTTATGGCGAGGCGGTCGATCGCCTGCGCAGCGTCCGCAAGGCGCTGGGACTGGTCGAGATGTTCGAAGGGCGTCCGCGCCGTCCACTGGACGACATCACCTTCGAGGCCTTGCTTCCGCTAAGCTCGCCCGCACTGCAGGCCTGCGCCGACAGCCGTTCGATCGGTGCGGCGGGTGCGGCGGCGGCGGGGATCGAGGCGCTGATCGGCGCCGAGGGAACGGGCGCGACGACTCACCCCGCGGCGCTTGCCGTGCTTGGCGAAACGCTGCGCCGTGATCTTGCCGGGATCGAAGCCCTGTTCGTGGGCCGCGCCTGAACTAGCCGACTTCCTTTGGGGTCAGCGGATCCGCGCCCCATTCGCTCCAGCTGCCGTCGTACAGCCGCGTGTCGCGATTGCCGAGCAGGCGCGCGGCGAAGATCAGGCTGTTGGCGGTGACGCCCGACCCGCAGCTGGCGACGAACGGCCGCTCGGGATCGACTCCAGCCGCGGCGAAGGCGGCCTTGAGCTCGCCGACCGGACGAAAGCGCCCGTCGGGGCCGTAGAGCTCGCTCATCGGCAGATTGCGGGCGCCCGGGATGTGCCCCGGTTCGATCCCCGGCCGCGGCTCGGGTGTCGTGCCCTTGAAGCGTTCGGCCGGACGGGCGTCGGCGATCGGCATGCCGGTCCCGCGCAGCAGTTCGGCCTTGGTCGCGACAGCCTGCGGGCGGGCGACCTTTGCATCGAAGCGGGCAGGGCGGGAAGGCGGCGGCTCGGCGGTGACCGGCTGCCCTTCGGCGATCCAGCATGGGAGCCCGCCGTCGAGGATCGCGACCTGCGTCGCGCCGAAGTGGCGCAGCATGAACCAGGCGCGGGCCGAGGTATGGATGGCGCTGTCGTCATAGACGACGATGCGGTCGTGGGGCGCCACGCCGAGTTCGGTCATCGCGGCACCGAACGCTTCGGCGGACGGCAGCATGTGGGGCGAGCCGGCGGCGGGATCGGACAGGGCTTTCAGATCAAAGAAGCGCGCGCCCGGGATGTGCTGCTTGTCGTAGTCGGCCCGGCCGTCGCGCTTGGGATCGAGGTGCCAGCTCGCGTCCAGCACCACCACATCGGCCGAAGCCATGTTCGCGGCCAGCCACGACACCGAGACCAGATCGTCCATCACCCTCTCCCGCGATAGCTCGCCACGCCCTGGTCGGGCACCCACAGTCCCTCGGGCGGGGCGCTCGATTGCCAGAACACGTCGATCGGAATGCCGCCGCGCGGGTACCAATAACCGCCGATGCGCAGCCACTTGGGCTTCATTTCGTCGAACAGGCGCTGGCCGATGCCGACGGTCACATCCTCGTGAAACCCGCAATGATTGCGGAAGGACCCGAGGAACAGCTTCAGGCTCTTGGATTCGACGATCGTTTCGCCCGGCGCATAGTCGAGCACGAGGTGCGCGAAGTCGGGCTGGCCGGTCACCGGGCAGAGCGAGGTGAATTCGGGCGCGGCGAAGCGCACGAGGTAGAGACTGCCGGTGCGCGGATTGGGCACGTAATCGAGCGCGGCTTCCTCGGGCGAGGCAGGCAGGCCGCTGTTCTGGCCGAGATATTTAGGGGTCATCGATAGGTCGTTTCTTGGGTGATGTCGGGCTCGCCGGCGACCGCGGGAAGGGCGGCGGCACTGCGGCGGGTGGAGGAATAGAGGAACAGCACCGCGGCGGTGAACACGACGATGCTGAGAAGAACGCTCGGCTCGAACCCGTCGGGGAACAGGCTCAAGGGCGTGTCGTCGTCGGTTGCCGCGACCGCGCCGGCAAAGGCCACGCCGAATAGGCTTTCGCCGACGATCAGGCCGGTCGCCATCAGCACGCCGAGCCGTTCCTTGACCTCGTAATTGCCGGAGCGTTCGGCCCAGCGATTGTAGAGGTGGCCGAGCAGCGCGCCGATCGGGATCAGCAGGGTCAGTGCCATCGGCAGGTAGATGCCCATGCCCACCGCGAGCGGGGGCAGGCTTTTCTTGCCGGTGCGGCGCAGAAGCTCGTCGATGACGATTACCACTGCGCCGATGGCGGCGCCGATGCCGATCAGATCCCAGCGCAGATTGCCGCCGAGGACGCCTTGGGCGATGGCGGAGATCAGCGCGGCCTGCGGGGCGGCCAAGGCATTCTCGCCCGCGCCCGGCGCACCCTGGAAGCCGAAGGCACCGTTCAGGAGGTCGAGGATCGGCGGGATCACCAGCGCTCCGAACAGCACGCCCAGCACCAGCGCCACCTGCTGCCGCCATGGGGTCGCGCCGACCAGCTGCCCTGTCTTGAGATCCTGCAGATTGTCGTTCGAAATAGTGGCGATGCCAAACACCACGGCGGTGACGAACAGCGCAAAGGCGACCAGGGTCCGGGTCATCTCGGGCGTCAGGTCTCCCCCGAAAAGCGCAGCGAGGATCAGGCTGATGCCGAGGACGGCAAGGATGCCGACGCCCGAGATCGGACTGTTCGACGCGCCGATCAGGCCCGCCATGTAGCCGCAGACGCTGGCGATGATGATGCCCGCGATCAGAATGTAAGCGAGGCTGAAACCGATCAGCGCGGCGACGTGCTCGTGAAGGTCGGTGCCGCTGACGAAATAAGCGAGCAGCCCGGCGATCGGCAGCATCAGCAGCAGGATCGCGCCGCCGATCAGCTTGATCGGAAGATCGCGCTCGGTCAGCGGCAGGCTTT contains:
- the lspA gene encoding signal peptidase II; its protein translation is MFVLDQLTKWLVAGPIGLTELGQNIHVLPFFDFTRVHNYGISLGLLTASNESSRWLLVAMTAVIAGVVAWWLTREEQRGDQLALGLVLGGALGNIVDRARLGYVFDFLDLHIGEFRPFLVFNVADACISIGVVILILRAFLVREPKPSKEPDNA
- a CDS encoding DUF3035 domain-containing protein, giving the protein MRKQLSLLSLLGAGLALSGCAALGIGGSPGSNLDEFRVARNAPLVIPPDYSLTPPRAGTASLSPEGAQGQAIQALFGGPAPRPASETGLLEKAGADRAALGARSVAGSPDTAVVDKGALTQTILSAPAGDGQEASVQAP
- a CDS encoding winged helix-turn-helix domain-containing protein, which translates into the protein MADDTISARLVEVEALLEKSRKRFEEGTKFADEAHALVAELQQQLIGAPVSLGARDDADDVASKLLASLKAQGSELPPTLCGGRMSVDQVQRLIRIDGHPIAITEMEYRVLELLAFARNNVVTRTMLLKHLYRRADDQPQPKIIDVFISKLRKKLRMASNGAEFIETIPQRGWILRDLDNAAD
- a CDS encoding sulfurtransferase yields the protein MDDLVSVSWLAANMASADVVVLDASWHLDPKRDGRADYDKQHIPGARFFDLKALSDPAAGSPHMLPSAEAFGAAMTELGVAPHDRIVVYDDSAIHTSARAWFMLRHFGATQVAILDGGLPCWIAEGQPVTAEPPPSRPARFDAKVARPQAVATKAELLRGTGMPIADARPAERFKGTTPEPRPGIEPGHIPGARNLPMSELYGPDGRFRPVGELKAAFAAAGVDPERPFVASCGSGVTANSLIFAARLLGNRDTRLYDGSWSEWGADPLTPKEVG
- the queF gene encoding preQ(1) synthase, which gives rise to MTPKYLGQNSGLPASPEEAALDYVPNPRTGSLYLVRFAAPEFTSLCPVTGQPDFAHLVLDYAPGETIVESKSLKLFLGSFRNHCGFHEDVTVGIGQRLFDEMKPKWLRIGGYWYPRGGIPIDVFWQSSAPPEGLWVPDQGVASYRGRG
- a CDS encoding OPT family oligopeptide transporter: MRELTLRGVLLGAVLTLLFTAANVYLGLKIGLTFATSIPAAVISMAVLKAFRDTTIQENNIVQTIASAAGTLSAIIFVLPGLVMIGWWTGFPYWLSVAVIAIGGILGVMYSVPLRRALVTGSDLPYPEGVAAAEVLKVGAGVGGAEENKKGLAAIILSSLVSASYALATQLKLVTAEAARTVPVGAGGTTLSGSLSLALIGVGHLVGLGVGIAMIVGLVISWGVLVPWLTALTPAAAGVELGDHVGAIFRSEVRFIGAGTIGVAAIWTLLKILPAISRGIAGALAAGRQREGGGQESLPLTERDLPIKLIGGAILLLMLPIAGLLAYFVSGTDLHEHVAALIGFSLAYILIAGIIIASVCGYMAGLIGASNSPISGVGILAVLGISLILAALFGGDLTPEMTRTLVAFALFVTAVVFGIATISNDNLQDLKTGQLVGATPWRQQVALVLGVLFGALVIPPILDLLNGAFGFQGAPGAGENALAAPQAALISAIAQGVLGGNLRWDLIGIGAAIGAVVIVIDELLRRTGKKSLPPLAVGMGIYLPMALTLLIPIGALLGHLYNRWAERSGNYEVKERLGVLMATGLIVGESLFGVAFAGAVAATDDDTPLSLFPDGFEPSVLLSIVVFTAAVLFLYSSTRRSAAALPAVAGEPDITQETTYR